Proteins encoded by one window of Nasonia vitripennis strain AsymCx chromosome 5, Nvit_psr_1.1, whole genome shotgun sequence:
- the LOC116417747 gene encoding uncharacterized protein LOC116417747 yields the protein MSSLAKLEELKMDIRSLLVSRNSEDITLPLLNRLYKDITDKDIPYTDFHYTSLKLFLASMPEILHLENNKKNELCAYHVESEKSKHISILVSKEKKDTDKEKKDRRRKRNLIDPRMLNEILSELCDNSTAQHGVNKKVKKADVLSNIQSKIGEYAFYDAQDLNNQLNELTHILYYTDEFIYFKHGASLVKKRTNNKMIDAHSRNDMDKKTEGFVQNSSVGDLIRPSTRERLQKLIEKHPNGIWCNQLPKLYQREFKLDLEYTDLGFSCVIDFVCALPDILQIVTAPNSKHYVLDARTPVDNYEYQSSNLIYENKVLEESDNAAALPANLQSTSVIESLKPDDVMYDETIDHINIPSVKDLDVIISEVYHPSFFWVHFMDNKKVVDSLMQYLQEFYRSHDLCRYKMPSILVKPKVHVACLFDNMWHRGVIKKMTPEGPMVHFYDYGTNEIYSSEDLYFLSKKFSAIPKQAIRCTLLNVKPVGANKWSLDISSKFTQRVFNKPFVAHISSIDHEENSMVVDLVDTSHHSIDIYISRWMVKNKFAEWITPVTKTISALNNCNQYMQKLSLGSSLDDTNSKEDTDIKHNISIESDTTSENSSTTDLSFLSIKSSKKLEILRKYKMKFLNNSAGLSSPCYSSDGDSSNEKESSFKGPTRYNY from the exons ATGTCTAGTTTAGCAAAACTTGAAGAGTTAAAGATGGACATCAGATCTTTGCTGGTGTCGAGAAATAGCGAAGACATAACCTTGCCATTATTAAATAGGCTATACAAGGATATTACAGACAAAGATATTCCTTATACTGATTTTCATTACACAAGTCTCAAGCTGTTCTTAGCTAGTATGCCTGAAATACTTCATCttgaaaataacaaaaaaaatgaattatgtGCTTATCACGTtgaatctgaaaaatcaaagcatATAAGCATTTTAGTCtccaaagaaaaaaaggacactgacaaagagaaaaaagatcgaaggagaaagagaaatctGATTGATCCTAGAATGcttaatgaaattttatcaGAACTATGTGACAATTCAACAGCACAACATGGTGtgaataaaaaagtaaaaaaagctGATGTTTTGTCTAACATACAAAGTAAAATTGGAGAGTATGCATTCTACGATGCACAGGATCTTAATAATCAGCTGAATGAATTGACACACATTTTATACTACACCGATGAATTTATCTATTTCAAGCATGGGGCTTCTTTAGTTAAAAAAAggacaaataataaaatgatagaTGCACATTCCAGAAATGATATGGACAAAAAAACTGAAGGTTTTGTACAAAATAGTTCTGTTGGTGACTTGATTAGACCAAGTACAAGAGAGagattacaaaaattaatagaaaAGCATCCTAATGGAATTTGGTGTAACCAACTTCCAAAATTATATCAACGTGAATTCAAGCTTGATTTAGAATATACTGATTTGGGATTTAGCTGTGTAATAGATTTTGTTTGTGCATTACCagatattttacaaattgtaACAGCTCCCAATTCTAAACATTACGTCTTAGATGCAAGAACTCCAGTAGATAATTATGAATATCAATCATCCAAtttaatttatgaaaataagGTTCTAGAAGAATCAGACAATGCTGCAGCATTACCCGCAAACTtg cAGTCTACCAGTGTCATCGAATCACTGAAGCCTGATGATGTTATGTATGATGAAACCATTGATCATATAAACATCCCATCTGTGAAGGATTTAGACGTAATTATTTCTGAAGTATATCATCCGTCATTTTTCTGGGTCCATTTTATGGATAATAAAAAAGTCGTTGATAGTTTAATGCAATATTTGCA AGAATTTTATAGAAGTCACGATTTATGCCGCTATAAAATGCcatcaatattagtaaaaCCCAAAGTACACGTGGCTTGTTTATTTGATAACATGTGGCATAGAGGTGTCATTAAAAAGATGACTCCAGAAGGACCAATG GTACATTTTTATGATTATGGAACTAATGAAATTTACAGTTCAGAAGATTTGTATTTTCTATCCAAAAAGTTTTCTGCAATACCTAAACAGGCAATACGGTGTACTTTGCTCAATGTGAAACCAGTAGGAGCTAACAAATGGTCTTTGGATATCAGTTCCAAGTTTACACAAAGAGTCTTTAACAAACCATTTGTGGCTCATATATCAAGCATTGATCACGAg gaAAATTCTATGGTTGTTGACTTGGTTGATACAAGCCATCATTCAATTGACATCTATATTAGTAGATGGatggtaaaaaataaatttgctgAATGGATTACACCAGTTACGAAAACTATATCTGCTCTGAACAATTGCAATCAGTACATGCAAAAGCTGAGTCTTGGATCATCTTTAGATGATACTAACAGTAAAGAAGATACAGATATAAAACATAACATTAGTATCGAAAGTGACACAACTTCTGAAAACAGTTCAACAACTGACTTAAGTTTTCTGTCCATCAAATCATctaaaaaattagaaatattgagaaaatataaaatgaagTTTTTGAATAACTCAGCAGGACTTTCTTCACCATGTTATAGTTCCGATGGTGATTCAAGTAATGAAAAAGAATCTAGTTTTAAGGGTCCTACAAGATACAATTATTGa
- the LOC100679093 gene encoding serendipity locus protein alpha, with protein MTLKTKQMLRIFNPIDELIKKLEELLNDNEDKSVEKVCLKKLICDQLNALAQKLDAASNDNVDSYREMKKKITAIIEEFCIMDFKKKDNQLEGQIDEQIFGSLTEKFLSLLENLEKSETFSIKQSLQDCLLYIKEMGSACEIEDLQNIKELGASIAEIFKPLQIYKRNLASNLLADKLALFCCQLCTSFGMLVLVIKEQHQLNVPIYTCKKYICERLCLCFESIIGILNAPNPSEEDEHFELENNFVYRIDLVLDIISDLSSKAQSEQVNDCADLWFGIEDVFAHAMSIAQVCQPYSFKAISGSCQTILTEYENLKKQLQSDPPDPTMNNLFMNTLTDSLYRLERKINISVLTLVMEVFSDPFGALKRLIKICGTSLHVSERTTNDLDSAIEEFDQLSDKAVLIGKFAIACCRDKNRAARIKNCLASFESLEMELVPAISAFYLHPNNKEMRASVKLLTEQWQFEMNRFHHTVNLIIDPAAYCQIVLDNVQEQINEMSNSLDNRQDITQLQVQHVVQRALSLSKQINATLEDVGQENIDKQAIMTIREFKAGIYEADAASKKFLINKATAPEQLRVIHRCEIMLKVIKRLLPVLSNIVNNSVTMSTVNTAHDSKSKAKKSLICTSAVGLSSQSSFQELSIDKKSSNYIRTPYSVKSCKKPLSIQPANTVLRNESDVSILIPYIEKGRMMRAEWSVMYKTPQTCKSEKPIQNMLKMRNLSSVRQHLFSRDSFLDETEIDLTSESLDLTNILENITGLSETLTSVASNKSTFDKSKSTSSSSEQVIHI; from the exons ATGACGCTCAAAACTAAACAAATGTTGAGAATCTTCAACCCTATTGACGAACTG atAAAAAAACTGGAAGAATTATTGAACGACAATGAAGACAAATCTGTGGAAAAGGTGTgcttgaaaaaattgatttgtGACCAACTTAATGCACTGGCCCAAAAGTTGGACGCTGCATCGAATGACAATGTTGACAGTTATCgagaaatgaaaaagaagATAACAGCCATAATCGAGGAATTTTGCATAATGGACTTCAAGAAAAAG GACAATCAATTGGAGGGTCAAATAGATGAACAAATATTTGGCTCACTAACCGAGAAGTTTCTAAGTTTAttggaaaatttagaaaagtCAGAAACTTTTTCTATCAAACAAAGCCTTCAAGATTGTTTACTCTATATCAAAGAAATGGGTTCTGCTTGTGAAATAGaagatttgcaaaatataAAG GAACTCGGAGCATCTATAgcagaaattttcaaacctTTACAAATTTACAAAAGAAATTTGGCATCAAATCTTTTAGCAGATAAGTTAGCTCTATTTTGTTGTCAGTTGTGCACATCGTTTGGTATGTTGGTGCTTGTTATAAAAGAGCAACATCAATTGAATGTCCCAATTTAT ACCTGTAAAAAGTATATATGTGAAAGATTGTGCCTATGTTTTGAGTCTATTATAGGCATCTTGAATGCTCCAAATCCTTCTGAAGAAGATGAGCATTTTGAActggaaaataattttgtttatag AAttgatttagttttagatattaTATCAGACCTCTCCAGCAAAGCACAGTCAGAACAAGTTAATGATTGTGCTGATTTATGGTTTGGTATTGAAGATGTATTTGCTCATGCAATGTCGATAGCACAAGTTTGTCAACCATATAGTTTTAAAGCTATCAGTGGATCTTGTCAAACTATCTTAACAgaatatgaaaatttaaagaaacaGCTACAGTCAGATCCTCCCGATCCTACCATGAAcaatttgtttatgaatacTTTGACAGATTCATTGTATCGTTTGGAGCGAAAGATTAATATTTCAGTTCTCACACTAGTGATGGAAGTCTTTAGTGATCCTTTTGGCGCTCTAAAGAGATTGATTAAAATTTGCGGCACCTCTTTGCATGTGAGCGAACGGACGACTAACGATCTTGATTCTGCTATTGAAGAATTTGATCAACTATCGGATAAGGCTGTACTAATAGGGAAATTTGCTATTGCATGCTGCAGAGACAAAAACA GGGCTGCAAGAATTAAGAATTGTCTGGCAAGTTTTGAATCGCTTGAAATGGAATTGGTTCCAGCTATTTCTGCTTTTTATTTGCATCCTAACAATAAAGAAATGCGTGCCTCTGTAAAACTTCTCACAGAACAATGGCAGTTTGAAATGAACAGATTTCATCATACTGTTAATCTAATCATTGACCCAGCTGCCTACTGTCAg ATTGTTTTGGATAATGTGCAAGAGCAGATCAATGAAATGTCAAACAGTTTGGATAATAGACAAGATATAACGCAATTGCAAGTACAACATGTAGTTCAGAGAGCTTTATCATTATCAAAGCAAATCAATGCTACTCTCGAAGATGTTGGACAGGAAAATATTGACAAACAAGCAATTATGACGATTCGCGAATTTAAAGCTG GAATTTATGAAGCTGATGCAGCTTCTAAAAAGTTTCTCATAAATAAAGCTACAGCCCCTGAACAACTTAGAGTTATCCACCGATGTGAAATAATGCTAAAAGTGATTAAGAGACTGCTTCCTGTGCTTTCTAATATTGTGAATAATTCTGTTACTATGAGTACTGTAAATACTGCGCATGATAGTAAATCAAAAGCTAAGAAGAGTTTAATTTGTACAA GTGCAGTTGGTCTCAGTTCTCAGTCAAGTTTTCAGGAACTTTCAATCGATAAAAAATCATCAAACTACATTCGAACACCTTATTCAG taaaaagcTGTAAAAAACCACTTTCGATCCAGCCTGCAAACACTGTTCTTCGAAATGAGTCAGATGTATCCATTTTAATTCCATATATTGAGAAAGGTCGGATGATGCGTGCAGAATGGTCAGTGATGTACAAAACTCCACAAACTTGCAAGTCAGAAAAACCTATACaaaatatgttaaaaatgcggAATCTTTCAAGTGTTAGACAACATTTATTTAGCAGAGACAGCTTTCTAGATGAAACTGAAATAGATCTCACAAGTGAAAGTTTGGACTTAACAA atataCTGGAAAACATTACCGGGCTCTCTGAGACATTAACTTCGGTAGCAAGCAATAAAAGTACttttgataaaagtaaaagtacATCTTCTTCTTCAGAACAAGTgatacatatataa